Proteins encoded in a region of the Sphingomonas sp. OV641 genome:
- a CDS encoding CerR family C-terminal domain-containing protein, with translation MSNGPTPRKSSPRGPYRSSAETRQRLIESALALFGNNGFEATSTRDIAARTGVALPGIAYHFGGKEGLYRACAETVVERYRERMRPGADASDVRLPKEPDVARAALKRVMATLAAMLLDSAGDDAWLTFMIREMNGTGLAHDLLYRDLWKPGLALIAALVAAARARETIEEEDKLEALLLLSSFSAFSTSRRVALDFGGWASIDEPLVSAMLDRLGERIDAL, from the coding sequence GTGAGCAATGGTCCGACGCCCCGGAAGAGCAGCCCGCGCGGGCCGTATCGCAGCAGCGCGGAGACGCGGCAGCGGCTGATCGAGAGCGCGCTTGCACTGTTCGGGAACAACGGCTTCGAGGCGACGAGCACGCGCGACATCGCCGCGCGGACGGGTGTGGCGCTGCCCGGCATCGCTTATCATTTCGGGGGCAAGGAGGGGCTGTACCGCGCCTGCGCCGAGACTGTCGTGGAACGATATCGCGAGCGGATGCGGCCTGGTGCCGATGCAAGCGACGTACGGCTGCCGAAGGAGCCCGACGTCGCCCGCGCCGCCCTGAAGCGAGTGATGGCAACGCTTGCGGCCATGCTGCTCGATTCAGCGGGCGACGATGCCTGGCTGACGTTCATGATCAGAGAAATGAACGGCACCGGCCTGGCGCACGACCTGCTTTACCGCGACCTTTGGAAGCCGGGCCTGGCCCTGATCGCGGCGCTCGTCGCGGCGGCGCGGGCGCGTGAAACAATCGAAGAAGAGGACAAGCTGGAAGCGCTGCTGCTCCTGTCGAGCTTCAGCGCGTTCAGCACCTCGCGCCGGGTCGCGCTTGATTTTGGCGGCTGGGCTTCGATCGACGAGCCGCTGGTCAGCGCCATGCTGGACCGACTGGGCGAGCGCATCGACGCGCTATAA
- a CDS encoding zinc-dependent alcohol dehydrogenase: MRALTWHGKHDVRVDTVDDPEILNPRDAIIKITSTAICGSDLHLYDGYIPTMQSGDILGHEFMGEVVEVGAKSTLKKGQRVVVPFTISCGSCYHCGKQQYSACDNGLPADNQDIAQTLYGQPMSGLFGYSHMTGGYSGGQAEYVRVPFSDVGPIVIPDGVEDEKVLFLSDILPTGWMAAENAEIEPGDTVAVWGCGPVGLFAVQSAFLMGAERVIAIDHFPRRLELARRFGAETINFEESATYEALMEMTGGIGPDACIDAVGLEAHGLFVDNVIDQIKASTFLGTDRPHSIRQAILACRKGGRVSMPAVYGGFVDKFPLGAFMEKGLTMKTGQTHVQHYLPGLLNAIMEDKIDTTFLISHTLPLENAPDGYRIFHDKQNEVTKVVLKPGLERVELDI; the protein is encoded by the coding sequence ATGCGAGCGCTTACCTGGCACGGCAAGCATGACGTCCGCGTCGATACGGTGGACGATCCGGAGATCCTCAACCCCCGCGACGCCATCATCAAGATCACATCCACCGCGATCTGCGGCTCCGACCTTCACCTCTACGATGGCTATATTCCCACCATGCAGTCGGGCGACATCCTCGGCCATGAATTCATGGGCGAAGTGGTCGAGGTGGGCGCCAAGTCCACGCTGAAGAAGGGCCAGCGGGTCGTCGTGCCGTTCACGATCTCCTGCGGCTCCTGCTATCATTGCGGAAAGCAGCAATATTCCGCGTGCGACAATGGCTTGCCGGCGGACAATCAGGACATTGCCCAGACGCTCTACGGCCAGCCCATGTCCGGGCTGTTCGGGTACAGCCACATGACGGGCGGCTATTCGGGCGGTCAGGCGGAATATGTCCGCGTGCCCTTCAGCGATGTCGGCCCGATCGTCATCCCGGATGGGGTGGAGGACGAAAAGGTGCTGTTCCTGTCCGACATTCTGCCCACCGGCTGGATGGCGGCGGAGAATGCGGAGATCGAGCCCGGCGATACCGTCGCGGTGTGGGGCTGCGGGCCGGTCGGGCTATTTGCCGTTCAATCGGCCTTCCTGATGGGCGCCGAGCGCGTCATCGCGATCGACCATTTCCCCCGCCGACTGGAACTGGCGCGCAGGTTCGGCGCGGAGACCATCAACTTCGAGGAAAGCGCCACCTATGAGGCGCTGATGGAGATGACCGGTGGCATCGGCCCTGACGCGTGCATCGATGCGGTCGGCCTGGAGGCACACGGCCTGTTCGTCGACAATGTCATCGATCAGATCAAGGCGTCCACGTTCCTGGGAACCGATCGGCCCCACTCGATCCGTCAGGCGATCCTCGCCTGCCGCAAGGGCGGCCGTGTGTCGATGCCAGCGGTCTACGGCGGGTTCGTCGACAAATTCCCGCTCGGCGCCTTCATGGAGAAGGGGCTGACGATGAAGACCGGTCAGACCCATGTGCAGCATTACCTGCCGGGCCTGCTGAACGCGATCATGGAAGACAAGATCGATACGACCTTCCTGATCAGCCACACCCTGCCGCTTGAAAATGCACCGGACGGCTATCGCATCTTTCATGACAAGCAGAACGAAGTGACCAAGGTCGTGTTGAAGCCCGGCCTCGAGCGCGTCGAACTCGATATTTGA
- a CDS encoding TonB-dependent receptor — MAKMGRTRIALQVGASMFAVIAAGAAQAQDTAAVQSDTTVTQPAPADAAPAGTAAAPAQETARDDVGIGEIVVTAQRRAESINRVGISVQALESETLQELRVQNVRDLAAVVPSFTVAQSYQGVPTYTLRGIGFNSINLSAQSTVGTYVDEVAYAYPIMNTGPLIDIERVEVLKGPQGTLYGRNTTAGLINFVTGKPSEDASGAMSVDVGNYETFNVGGYVTGPIAEGVQARIGYRVDLSNDGWQVSNSRPDERLGRVKRYGVRGSLALQPGPFEIDLSATYWVNKSDTVAGQAIGFTPATTPGGGGAASNFNAPGAAAYIAANFPTNGKQADWAPYARRSADIGRGAGLKDPLQENNYFLGLKGRVQLDVADNVRVVSLTSYNEFDREATFDWSGIPNEVLIQEADGRIKSFGQELRVEGDGPGYNWLVGGYYAKDTIEDTNRTLLGENANSALIRFATAQLVNTPINTFGYTLADAATTFRTYRDEGSFDTRTWSIFANGDYAFSDLIKLTLGARYTQDLQKFTGCSRDFNGSMLTNINLFNRGLYQRLFNPTGGLAAPIGLNECNTFNPATNSFGVVNSRLDEDNFAWRGSLDITPNSTTLIYASISRGYKSGTSPINAASNARQNLPARQEQLTAYEIGAKLGFLDRKVQLNLAGFYYDYKDKQISAYFADPIYTALARLDNIPKSEAYGIEGELTVRPARPLTLMANALWLKTRINGYVGTNAAGQPQDFDGARFIYSPEWTLSGTALFDQPLNDDVSFTANTNVRWQSRQTTIFEYNPLYDIKAYTVVNAGVGVKAANESWALNVWARNLFDEYYWNAVASNANIVVRFPGQVRTYGATATFRF, encoded by the coding sequence ATGGCCAAGATGGGTCGTACGCGTATCGCGCTTCAAGTCGGCGCCAGCATGTTCGCGGTGATTGCGGCCGGCGCCGCTCAGGCGCAGGACACCGCCGCGGTTCAGTCTGATACGACCGTCACACAGCCTGCCCCTGCAGATGCCGCGCCGGCGGGGACCGCTGCCGCACCCGCGCAGGAAACGGCGCGCGATGACGTCGGTATTGGCGAGATCGTCGTCACGGCGCAGCGTCGCGCGGAATCGATCAACCGCGTCGGCATCTCCGTCCAGGCGCTCGAGTCCGAAACGCTGCAGGAGCTGCGCGTTCAGAACGTTCGCGATCTTGCCGCCGTGGTGCCCAGCTTCACGGTGGCGCAAAGCTATCAGGGCGTGCCCACGTACACGCTGCGCGGCATCGGGTTCAATTCGATCAACCTGTCCGCGCAATCGACGGTCGGCACCTATGTCGATGAAGTCGCCTACGCTTATCCGATCATGAACACCGGCCCGCTGATCGACATCGAGCGGGTGGAGGTGCTGAAGGGGCCGCAAGGCACGCTGTATGGCCGCAACACCACCGCTGGCCTCATCAACTTCGTCACCGGCAAGCCGAGCGAGGACGCGTCCGGCGCGATGTCGGTGGACGTCGGCAATTACGAGACGTTCAACGTCGGCGGCTATGTCACCGGTCCGATCGCGGAGGGCGTTCAGGCGCGCATCGGCTATCGCGTCGACCTCAGCAATGACGGCTGGCAGGTCAGCAACAGCCGCCCCGACGAGCGCCTCGGCCGGGTGAAGCGCTACGGCGTGCGCGGGTCGCTCGCGCTGCAGCCCGGGCCGTTCGAGATCGATCTCTCCGCCACTTATTGGGTCAACAAGTCGGATACGGTTGCCGGCCAGGCGATCGGCTTCACTCCCGCGACGACGCCCGGCGGCGGCGGCGCGGCCAGCAACTTCAACGCGCCGGGCGCTGCGGCCTATATTGCCGCGAACTTCCCGACCAACGGCAAGCAGGCGGACTGGGCGCCTTATGCACGCCGTTCGGCGGACATCGGCCGCGGCGCTGGCCTCAAGGATCCGCTGCAGGAGAACAATTACTTCCTCGGCCTGAAGGGGCGGGTGCAGCTCGATGTCGCGGACAATGTCCGCGTCGTGTCGCTGACCAGCTATAATGAGTTCGATCGCGAGGCGACGTTCGACTGGTCCGGCATCCCGAACGAAGTGCTGATCCAGGAGGCTGACGGGCGCATCAAGAGCTTCGGTCAGGAGCTGCGCGTCGAAGGCGACGGCCCGGGCTACAATTGGCTGGTCGGTGGCTATTATGCCAAGGACACGATCGAGGATACCAACCGGACGCTGCTGGGCGAAAACGCCAACTCGGCCCTGATCCGCTTCGCCACGGCGCAGCTCGTCAACACGCCCATCAACACCTTCGGCTACACGCTGGCGGACGCCGCGACCACCTTCCGCACCTATCGCGATGAGGGTTCGTTCGACACCCGTACGTGGAGCATCTTCGCCAATGGCGATTATGCCTTTTCCGATCTCATCAAGCTGACGCTCGGCGCGCGCTACACGCAGGATCTGCAGAAGTTCACCGGTTGCTCGCGCGATTTCAACGGCAGCATGTTGACCAACATCAACCTGTTCAACCGTGGTCTTTACCAGCGGCTGTTCAACCCCACCGGTGGCCTCGCTGCACCGATCGGGCTGAACGAGTGCAACACCTTCAATCCCGCGACCAACAGCTTCGGCGTGGTCAATTCGCGGCTCGACGAGGATAATTTCGCCTGGCGCGGCTCGCTCGACATCACGCCCAATTCCACCACGCTGATCTACGCCTCGATCTCGCGCGGTTACAAATCGGGCACCTCGCCGATCAACGCGGCCAGCAACGCGCGCCAGAACCTGCCCGCGCGCCAGGAACAGCTGACCGCCTATGAAATCGGCGCCAAGCTGGGGTTCCTTGATCGCAAGGTTCAGCTGAACCTCGCCGGCTTCTATTACGATTATAAGGACAAGCAGATCAGCGCCTATTTCGCTGATCCGATCTACACCGCGCTTGCCCGGCTGGATAACATTCCCAAGTCCGAAGCTTACGGCATCGAGGGCGAACTGACCGTCCGGCCGGCGCGCCCGCTGACGCTGATGGCGAACGCTCTTTGGCTGAAGACCCGGATCAACGGCTATGTCGGCACCAATGCGGCCGGTCAGCCGCAGGATTTCGACGGCGCGCGGTTCATCTACAGCCCGGAATGGACCTTGTCCGGCACGGCGCTGTTCGATCAGCCGTTGAACGATGATGTCAGCTTCACCGCCAACACCAACGTGCGCTGGCAGTCGCGTCAGACCACGATCTTCGAATACAACCCGCTCTATGACATCAAGGCCTATACGGTCGTGAACGCCGGGGTCGGTGTGAAGGCAGCCAACGAGAGCTGGGCCCTGAATGTCTGGGCGCGCAACCTGTTTGACGAATATTACTGGAACGCCGTCGCCAGCAATGCGAACATTGTGGTTCGTTTCCCGGGGCAGGTGCGCACCTATGGCGCCACCGCGACATTCCGGTTCTGA
- a CDS encoding oxygenase MpaB family protein encodes MASEFKGYQVDYRRPVGEPALVAPTSPQWRVFKNPVAIAIGGVAAVLLEFADARIRSGVWDHSTYKVDPIGRSKRTGIAAMAGVFGPASAARRIIGGVNRMHRKVVGETPKGEAYQALDPELLDWVSATATYGFLEAYHRFVAPVSEEDRRAYYRDGEPIARLYGVENPLRSDEDFFAMLNRLLPRFEAHPINLEFLDIIQSGKAAPAVPRMLHRALARAAISLLPPEVRQRLELGAEYDLTRTDTLLLRTAGKLADMVRSRQSPAWQAAQRLGLPGEFAWLSPAQQQRMLGSRSTARAEATATLT; translated from the coding sequence ATGGCGTCCGAGTTTAAGGGCTACCAGGTTGATTATCGCCGCCCGGTGGGGGAGCCCGCGCTGGTCGCGCCCACGTCGCCGCAATGGCGCGTGTTCAAGAACCCGGTGGCCATTGCCATCGGCGGGGTTGCCGCCGTGCTGCTGGAATTTGCCGATGCGCGGATCCGGTCCGGGGTGTGGGATCATTCCACCTACAAGGTGGATCCGATCGGCCGGTCGAAGCGCACCGGCATCGCTGCAATGGCCGGCGTGTTCGGGCCGGCCAGTGCCGCCCGGCGCATCATCGGCGGGGTCAATCGCATGCACCGCAAGGTTGTTGGCGAAACGCCCAAGGGCGAGGCGTATCAGGCGCTCGATCCCGAACTGCTCGACTGGGTCAGTGCAACGGCCACCTATGGCTTTCTGGAGGCGTACCATCGCTTCGTCGCGCCGGTGAGCGAGGAGGACCGTCGCGCCTATTATCGCGACGGGGAGCCGATCGCGCGCCTCTATGGCGTGGAAAATCCGCTCCGCAGTGACGAGGATTTCTTTGCCATGTTGAACAGGCTGCTGCCCCGGTTCGAGGCGCATCCGATCAACCTGGAATTCCTTGATATCATTCAGTCGGGCAAGGCGGCGCCGGCCGTTCCCAGGATGCTTCATCGGGCGCTCGCACGCGCGGCCATTTCGCTGTTGCCCCCTGAGGTGCGGCAACGGCTGGAGCTTGGCGCGGAATATGATCTGACGCGGACCGATACCCTGCTGCTGCGAACGGCGGGCAAGCTGGCGGACATGGTGCGCAGCCGCCAGTCACCCGCCTGGCAGGCCGCGCAACGCCTTGGCTTGCCCGGAGAGTTCGCCTGGCTCTCGCCGGCGCAGCAGCAACGGATGCTGGGAAGTCGCTCGACGGCCCGCGCGGAGGCGACGGCAACCCTGACATAG
- a CDS encoding CatB-related O-acetyltransferase — protein sequence MSRAIERARIWRWQRDPFGSLALRQWFRDRHRIDVGLYSYGCFDQWRMPGPLIVGRYCSIAKTARSAPINHPVEAITTHPALYERKFGVVDADIHYDDPQVIEDDVWIGHHAIILPGCRRIGRGSIIGAGAIVTRDVPRYAVVAGNPARVLRERFPRDVQAALEQSRWWELDLAGLRALVRDNPALAFHPTTGLLRQWRGLAAAA from the coding sequence GTGTCACGGGCCATCGAACGTGCGCGGATCTGGCGCTGGCAGCGGGATCCGTTCGGAAGCCTTGCGCTGCGACAATGGTTTCGGGATCGCCACCGCATTGACGTCGGCCTCTACAGCTATGGCTGCTTTGACCAGTGGCGCATGCCGGGGCCGCTGATCGTCGGCCGATATTGCTCCATCGCCAAAACGGCGCGATCCGCGCCGATCAATCATCCGGTGGAGGCGATCACCACCCATCCGGCCCTGTACGAACGCAAATTCGGGGTGGTGGATGCCGACATCCATTATGATGATCCGCAGGTCATCGAGGATGATGTCTGGATCGGGCACCACGCCATCATCCTTCCGGGGTGTCGCCGGATCGGGCGCGGAAGCATTATCGGTGCCGGGGCGATCGTGACCCGTGACGTGCCGCGCTACGCCGTGGTGGCCGGCAATCCCGCGCGAGTCCTGCGCGAACGCTTTCCCCGCGACGTGCAGGCCGCCCTTGAACAAAGCCGCTGGTGGGAACTCGACCTCGCCGGCCTTCGCGCGCTCGTTCGGGACAATCCCGCGCTCGCCTTTCACCCCACTACTGGCCTGCTGCGCCAATGGCGCGGCCTTGCCGCGGCGGCATGA
- a CDS encoding class I SAM-dependent methyltransferase has product MRTIGIATLLLATATAATAQHESHQQVQASPEIRTAVQSAQRSDVNRQRDEFRHPAETLAFFGVKPTDTVVEFSPGGGWYTEILAPLVKGKGRYVALVNARGVAGTEKMLADKQAWFGTTTVATIDGASGTSTVPAGSADVVLTFRNVHNLLMNDDPAVAGRAFAAFHAMLKPGGTLGVVDHRLPEAMDTALEKKSGYIKRSTVVRLAEAAGFKLASESEVNANAKDTHDHPEGVWTLPPTFRLKDVDRSKYAAIGESDRFTLKFVKAK; this is encoded by the coding sequence ATGCGCACGATCGGCATTGCGACCTTGTTGCTCGCGACCGCGACGGCAGCGACCGCCCAGCATGAATCGCACCAGCAGGTGCAGGCTTCTCCCGAAATCAGGACCGCGGTGCAGAGCGCTCAGCGCAGCGACGTCAACCGCCAGCGCGACGAGTTCCGGCATCCGGCGGAAACGCTGGCGTTTTTCGGTGTGAAGCCGACGGACACGGTGGTGGAGTTCAGCCCAGGGGGCGGCTGGTACACCGAAATTCTCGCGCCGCTGGTGAAGGGCAAAGGACGCTATGTCGCGCTGGTGAATGCGCGCGGCGTGGCCGGCACGGAAAAGATGCTGGCGGACAAGCAGGCATGGTTCGGCACGACCACCGTGGCGACCATCGACGGGGCGAGCGGGACGAGCACGGTTCCGGCCGGCAGCGCGGACGTGGTGCTGACGTTTCGCAATGTCCACAATCTGCTGATGAACGACGATCCGGCGGTTGCCGGACGCGCCTTCGCCGCCTTTCATGCAATGCTGAAGCCCGGCGGGACGCTGGGCGTGGTGGATCATCGCCTGCCGGAAGCGATGGACACGGCGCTCGAGAAGAAGAGCGGCTACATCAAACGGTCAACGGTGGTGCGACTGGCGGAGGCGGCCGGGTTCAAGCTGGCGAGCGAAAGCGAAGTGAACGCCAATGCCAAGGACACCCACGATCATCCTGAGGGTGTGTGGACGCTGCCGCCAACCTTCCGCCTGAAGGACGTGGACCGCAGCAAATATGCAGCAATCGGCGAAAGCGACCGCTTCACGCTGAAGTTCGTAAAGGCGAAGTAA
- a CDS encoding glycosyltransferase family 2 protein produces the protein MTIMVDVSIIIPHFSDLAGLDRCLTALAAQTVPRSRYEIVVGDNLSPCGGAMVRSAIAGRARLVFATDKGAGPARNAAAAVARGRIFAFTDADCVPEPGWLAAGLAHLDDHDVVGGAMTLLFTPGTKSGAEAYEAVFAFNNRRYVEREGFSVTANLFCRRDVYLATGPFRVGMSEDRDWCLRARALGYRLGYAQDAVVAHPARTDWRSLLVKWRRLNAELYANMMMSPAGRLRWLAATAAMPLSILVHLPRIIASPALANARERRRGAATLARLRLWRFADGLLRLMGAHA, from the coding sequence ATGACGATCATGGTCGACGTCAGCATCATCATCCCACACTTCAGTGATCTTGCCGGGTTGGATCGCTGCCTCACGGCCCTCGCGGCGCAGACGGTGCCGCGCAGCCGGTACGAGATCGTGGTGGGCGACAATCTCAGCCCCTGCGGCGGCGCCATGGTGCGTAGCGCGATTGCGGGGAGGGCACGGCTGGTGTTCGCCACCGACAAGGGCGCCGGCCCCGCGCGCAATGCGGCGGCGGCCGTCGCACGCGGGCGCATTTTTGCCTTCACGGACGCGGATTGCGTGCCGGAACCGGGCTGGCTGGCAGCGGGCCTTGCCCATCTTGACGATCATGACGTGGTTGGGGGCGCGATGACCCTCCTCTTCACGCCAGGCACGAAGTCCGGCGCGGAGGCCTATGAGGCGGTCTTCGCCTTCAACAATCGCCGCTATGTGGAACGGGAGGGATTTTCCGTTACCGCGAACCTTTTCTGCCGGCGCGACGTGTATCTCGCGACCGGGCCGTTCCGCGTGGGCATGTCGGAGGACCGCGATTGGTGCCTGCGTGCACGCGCCCTTGGCTATCGTCTCGGCTATGCTCAGGATGCAGTGGTGGCGCACCCGGCGCGGACCGACTGGCGCTCCTTGCTGGTGAAGTGGCGGCGCCTCAATGCGGAACTGTACGCCAATATGATGATGAGTCCCGCAGGTCGTCTTCGCTGGTTGGCAGCGACGGCGGCGATGCCGCTCTCCATCCTGGTTCACCTGCCACGGATCATCGCCAGCCCCGCGCTCGCCAATGCTCGTGAGCGCCGCCGTGGTGCGGCGACGCTGGCACGCCTTCGCCTTTGGCGCTTTGCCGACGGGCTGCTGCGTTTGATGGGGGCGCACGCTTGA
- a CDS encoding SRPBCC family protein, whose protein sequence is MAETIDPVRADDAPLSTSKHGSAAVDAATQTYGSPEQGDADQLVGRTVTINRPRAELYAFWRDFTNLPSFMDNVERIEILDDRRSHWTVKAPGGGHVEWIARITDEREGEYIAWASEEGADVPNSGRIEFRDAQADRGTIVTATILYDPPAGIIGKVIAKMFQREPAIQARRDLRRFKQLMETGEVATGARNRRLLEEGKN, encoded by the coding sequence ATGGCCGAGACGATCGACCCTGTGCGCGCAGATGATGCGCCGCTCTCCACGTCAAAACACGGGTCTGCCGCAGTTGATGCCGCGACCCAGACTTATGGTTCGCCCGAACAGGGCGATGCGGATCAGCTGGTCGGCCGAACGGTCACGATCAATCGCCCGCGCGCCGAGCTCTACGCCTTCTGGCGAGACTTCACCAACTTGCCGAGCTTCATGGACAATGTGGAGCGTATCGAGATTCTCGACGATCGCCGGTCTCACTGGACGGTGAAGGCGCCCGGCGGTGGCCATGTCGAGTGGATCGCGCGGATCACCGATGAGCGCGAAGGCGAGTATATCGCCTGGGCCTCCGAGGAGGGGGCGGACGTGCCGAACAGCGGCCGTATCGAGTTCCGCGACGCGCAGGCCGATCGCGGCACCATCGTCACCGCCACCATCCTTTATGATCCGCCCGCCGGCATCATCGGCAAGGTGATCGCCAAGATGTTCCAGCGGGAGCCGGCCATTCAGGCCCGTCGCGACCTGCGTCGCTTCAAGCAGCTCATGGAAACCGGCGAAGTCGCCACTGGCGCGCGCAATCGCCGCCTTCTGGAAGAGGGGAAGAACTGA
- a CDS encoding glycosyltransferase family 2 protein: MTSLAVCIVSFRDPALIAHCLDAVAQSTFEAFEVVICENGGPDARQRLRDTLPSTLAGGQAVTLLRQEENLGYAGGVNACMAARSDVDGWWILNPDTRPDPGALQALVDRLDLGDCDAVGGVLYHPDGRVQAYGGHWNPWLARASSIGLGEPLTTRIEPRRVEARMNYLLGACMLVGRRFLEATGPMRDDYFLYAEEVEWCLRARSRGLRLGFAPDARICHGQGGTTGSAADIHQRPLLPIYLDERNKLHVVRDTTPARLAVAIPFALLLTWARFGRRRAKRQWKDAMAGWWAGVCNERGMPRWLS; the protein is encoded by the coding sequence TTGACCAGCCTTGCGGTGTGCATCGTCTCGTTCCGCGATCCCGCGCTGATCGCCCATTGCCTCGATGCCGTGGCGCAATCCACCTTTGAAGCCTTTGAGGTGGTCATCTGCGAAAACGGCGGGCCGGACGCGCGCCAGCGGCTCCGTGACACGCTGCCGTCGACACTCGCGGGCGGGCAGGCCGTCACGCTGCTTCGGCAGGAAGAGAACCTCGGATATGCTGGCGGGGTCAACGCCTGCATGGCCGCGCGGTCCGACGTGGACGGCTGGTGGATCCTGAACCCTGACACTCGGCCAGACCCGGGCGCGCTTCAGGCGCTGGTGGACCGCCTGGATCTCGGGGACTGCGATGCGGTCGGCGGCGTCCTCTACCACCCTGATGGGCGCGTACAGGCCTATGGTGGCCACTGGAATCCCTGGCTCGCGCGCGCCAGTTCCATCGGGCTGGGAGAGCCGCTCACGACCCGGATCGAGCCGCGCCGGGTAGAGGCCCGGATGAACTATCTGCTGGGCGCGTGCATGTTGGTCGGCCGCCGGTTCCTTGAGGCGACCGGTCCGATGCGCGACGATTACTTTCTCTACGCCGAGGAGGTTGAATGGTGTCTCCGCGCACGATCTCGGGGCTTGCGTCTGGGCTTCGCGCCTGATGCGCGGATCTGCCACGGGCAGGGCGGTACGACCGGCTCGGCCGCCGACATTCACCAGCGGCCGCTGCTGCCGATCTATCTTGATGAACGCAACAAGCTCCACGTGGTGCGCGATACGACTCCCGCTCGCCTGGCGGTCGCGATCCCCTTTGCCCTGTTGCTGACATGGGCGCGGTTCGGCCGGCGTCGCGCAAAGCGGCAATGGAAGGATGCGATGGCTGGCTGGTGGGCAGGGGTCTGCAACGAGCGCGGTATGCCCCGCTGGCTGTCGTGA
- a CDS encoding SDR family oxidoreductase, with translation MAGKLGIVTGASTGIGFELATIAAREGYDLIVVADEPLIEAAARDFEQFGTEVQAVEADLSTIDGVDRVLAAAGDRRIELLCANAAISKGGPFLDESVADWRHSVDTNVTGTVYLLQRVLRDMVARNSGKVLVTGSIVGYIPGSFNAIYNATKAFIDNFTEALRNELKDVDGVTLTTLMPGATETEFFARADMLDTSVGQSKKADPEKVAKDGWDALIAGKGHIVSGLGNKLQVLASGIVPQSTLAELHRGMAEPGSGDSKE, from the coding sequence ATGGCTGGCAAACTCGGCATCGTAACGGGTGCATCCACCGGTATCGGCTTCGAACTCGCGACGATCGCGGCGCGGGAGGGCTATGACCTGATCGTCGTCGCCGATGAGCCGCTGATCGAGGCGGCGGCGCGGGATTTCGAACAATTCGGGACCGAGGTTCAGGCGGTCGAGGCGGACCTTTCCACCATCGACGGCGTGGACCGGGTGCTCGCCGCCGCCGGCGATCGCCGCATCGAACTGCTCTGCGCCAATGCGGCGATCAGCAAGGGCGGTCCGTTCCTGGACGAGAGCGTCGCCGACTGGCGGCATTCGGTCGACACTAACGTCACCGGCACCGTGTATCTGCTGCAGAGGGTGCTGCGCGACATGGTGGCGCGCAACTCGGGCAAGGTGCTCGTGACGGGGTCGATCGTCGGCTATATCCCCGGCAGCTTCAACGCCATCTACAATGCCACCAAGGCGTTCATCGACAACTTTACCGAAGCGCTGCGCAACGAGCTGAAGGACGTGGACGGGGTCACGCTGACAACGCTCATGCCGGGTGCGACCGAGACGGAATTCTTCGCCCGCGCCGACATGCTCGACACCTCGGTCGGCCAGAGCAAGAAGGCCGATCCGGAAAAGGTCGCAAAGGACGGCTGGGATGCGCTGATCGCCGGCAAGGGACACATCGTGTCCGGCCTTGGCAACAAGCTTCAGGTGCTGGCGTCGGGGATCGTGCCGCAATCGACGCTTGCCGAACTGCACCGTGGCATGGCGGAGCCGGGATCGGGCGATAGCAAGGAATGA